A stretch of the Streptomyces sp. NBC_01428 genome encodes the following:
- the groL gene encoding chaperonin GroEL (60 kDa chaperone family; promotes refolding of misfolded polypeptides especially under stressful conditions; forms two stacked rings of heptamers to form a barrel-shaped 14mer; ends can be capped by GroES; misfolded proteins enter the barrel where they are refolded when GroES binds), with protein sequence MAKILKFDEDARRALERGVNKLADTVKVTIGPKGRNVVIDKKFGAPTITNDGVTIAREVEVEDPYENLGAQLVKEVATKTNDIAGDGTTTATVLAQALVREGLKNVAAGASPALLKKGIDAAVKAVSDELLATARPIDEKSDIAAVAGLSAQDPQVGELIAEAMDKVGKDGVITVEESNTFGLELDFTEGMAFDKGYLSPYMVSDQERMEAVLDDPYILIHQGKISSIQDLLPLLEKVIQANASRPLLIIAEDVEGEALSTLVVNKIRGTFNAVAVKAPGFGDRRKAMLGDIATLTGGQVIAEEVGLKLDQVGLDVLGTARRVTVTKDDTTIVDGGGSSDEVAGRVNQIKAEIENTDSDWDREKLQERLAKLAGGVCVIKVGAATEVELKEKKHRLEDAISATRAAVEEGIVSGGGSALVHAVKVLEGNLGKTGDEATGVAVVRRAAVEPLRWIAENAGLEGYVITSKVAELDKGQGFNAATGEYGDLVKAGVIDPVKVTRSALENAASIASLLLTTETLVVEKPADDEGDAGHGHGHGHSH encoded by the coding sequence ATGGCGAAGATCCTGAAGTTCGACGAGGACGCCCGTCGCGCCCTTGAGCGCGGCGTCAACAAGCTTGCCGACACGGTGAAGGTGACGATCGGCCCCAAGGGCCGCAACGTCGTCATCGACAAGAAGTTCGGCGCCCCCACCATCACCAACGACGGCGTGACCATCGCCCGTGAGGTCGAGGTCGAGGACCCGTACGAGAACCTCGGTGCCCAGCTGGTGAAGGAGGTGGCGACCAAGACCAACGACATCGCGGGTGACGGTACGACCACCGCCACCGTGCTCGCCCAGGCGCTCGTGCGCGAGGGCCTCAAGAACGTCGCCGCGGGTGCCTCCCCGGCGCTGCTGAAGAAGGGCATCGACGCGGCCGTCAAGGCGGTCTCCGACGAGCTGCTCGCCACCGCGCGCCCGATCGACGAGAAGTCCGACATCGCGGCCGTCGCCGGTCTGTCCGCCCAGGACCCGCAGGTCGGCGAGCTCATCGCCGAGGCGATGGACAAGGTCGGCAAGGACGGTGTCATCACCGTCGAGGAGTCCAACACCTTCGGTCTGGAGCTGGACTTCACCGAGGGCATGGCCTTCGACAAGGGCTACCTCTCGCCCTACATGGTGTCCGACCAGGAGCGTATGGAGGCCGTCCTCGACGACCCGTACATCCTGATCCACCAGGGCAAGATCAGCTCCATCCAGGACCTCCTGCCGCTGCTGGAGAAGGTCATCCAGGCGAACGCCTCGCGGCCGCTGCTGATCATCGCCGAGGACGTCGAGGGCGAGGCCCTGTCGACCCTGGTCGTGAACAAGATCCGCGGCACGTTCAACGCCGTCGCCGTGAAGGCCCCCGGCTTCGGTGACCGCCGCAAGGCCATGCTCGGCGACATCGCCACCCTCACCGGTGGTCAGGTCATCGCCGAGGAGGTCGGCCTCAAGCTCGACCAGGTCGGCCTGGACGTGCTCGGCACCGCCCGCCGCGTGACCGTCACCAAGGACGACACCACCATCGTCGACGGTGGCGGCAGCTCGGACGAGGTCGCCGGCCGCGTCAACCAGATCAAGGCCGAGATCGAGAACACGGACTCCGACTGGGACCGCGAGAAGCTCCAGGAGCGCCTCGCGAAGCTCGCCGGCGGCGTGTGCGTGATCAAGGTCGGCGCCGCCACCGAGGTGGAGCTCAAGGAGAAGAAGCACCGTCTGGAGGACGCCATCTCCGCGACCCGCGCCGCGGTCGAGGAGGGCATCGTCTCCGGTGGTGGCTCCGCGCTCGTCCACGCCGTCAAGGTCCTCGAGGGCAACCTCGGCAAGACCGGCGACGAGGCCACGGGTGTCGCGGTCGTCCGCAGGGCCGCCGTCGAGCCGCTGCGCTGGATCGCCGAGAACGCCGGCCTGGAGGGTTACGTCATCACCTCCAAGGTCGCCGAGCTCGACAAGGGCCAGGGCTTCAACGCCGCCACCGGTGAGTACGGCGACCTGGTCAAGGCCGGCGTCATCGACCCGGTCAAGGTCACCCGCTCCGCCCTGGAGAACGCCGCCTCCATCGCGTCCCTGCTCCTCACGACCGAGACCCTGGTCGTCGAGAAGCCGGCCGACGACGAGGGCGACGCCGGTCACGGCCACGGCCACGGTCACTCCCACTGA